Proteins from a genomic interval of Stenotrophomonas maltophilia:
- a CDS encoding carbohydrate kinase family protein yields the protein MSALICGSLAFDTIMVFPDQFKNHILPDKVHILNVSFLVPRMRREFGGCAGNIAYNLHLLGGQPIPMGTVGSDFGPYREYFEGLGIDLSRVRVIDELFTPQAFITTDHDNNQITAFHPGAMMRSYENHVRGVPGVTLGLVGPDGREGMIQNAQEFHEDSIPFIFDPGQAMPLFNGPELRAFIDQADYVVVNDYESNLLQERTGWDEKEIVSRVKAYITTRGPKGAVIHTPEKSYDIPPAHERRVVDPTGCGDAFRAGLIYGIQKGYDWLTIGRMGNLMGALKVEHPGTQNQRFTFDEFNEQFKQQFGYALGA from the coding sequence ATGTCCGCTCTGATCTGTGGTTCTCTTGCCTTCGACACCATCATGGTGTTCCCGGACCAGTTCAAGAATCACATCCTGCCGGACAAGGTGCACATCCTGAACGTGTCGTTCCTGGTCCCCCGCATGCGCCGCGAGTTCGGCGGCTGTGCCGGCAACATCGCCTACAACCTGCACCTGCTGGGCGGCCAGCCGATCCCGATGGGCACCGTGGGTTCGGACTTCGGCCCGTACCGCGAGTACTTCGAAGGCCTGGGCATCGACCTGTCGCGCGTGCGCGTGATCGACGAGCTGTTCACCCCGCAGGCGTTCATCACCACCGACCACGACAACAACCAGATCACCGCCTTCCACCCGGGCGCGATGATGCGTTCCTACGAGAACCACGTGCGTGGCGTACCGGGCGTGACCTTGGGCCTGGTCGGCCCGGACGGCCGCGAAGGCATGATCCAGAACGCGCAGGAATTCCACGAAGACAGCATTCCGTTCATCTTCGACCCGGGCCAGGCCATGCCGCTGTTCAACGGCCCGGAGCTGCGCGCCTTCATCGATCAGGCCGATTACGTGGTGGTCAACGACTACGAGTCGAACCTGCTGCAGGAGCGCACCGGCTGGGACGAGAAGGAGATCGTCAGCCGGGTCAAGGCCTACATCACCACCCGCGGCCCCAAGGGCGCGGTCATCCACACCCCGGAAAAGAGCTACGACATCCCGCCGGCGCACGAGCGCCGCGTGGTCGACCCGACCGGCTGTGGCGACGCCTTCCGCGCCGGCCTGATCTACGGCATCCAGAAGGGCTACGACTGGCTGACCATCGGCCGCATGGGCAACCTGATGGGCGCGCTGAAGGTCGAGCACCCGGGCACGCAGAACCAGCGCTTCACCTTCGATGAGTTCAACGAGCAGTTCAAGCAGCAGTTCGGTTACGCGCTGGGCGCGTAA
- a CDS encoding HAD family hydrolase — MIATGSAVHALSAIRHWVFDMDGTLTVAVHDFAAIRRALQIAAEEDILDHIAALPEAPAQAKRAWLLDHERALAEDALPAPGAVKLLRALAAAGCRLGILTRNDHALAKLTLEAIGVGELFDDADIIGRDEAVPKPSPDGLQQHQRRWGVAAADMVMVGDHAYDLECGRAAGTHTVLVNLPENPWPDRADWHFADCRALLAAWQQKG; from the coding sequence ATGATCGCGACGGGCAGCGCAGTGCACGCGTTGTCCGCGATCCGGCACTGGGTGTTCGACATGGACGGCACGCTGACGGTAGCCGTGCATGATTTCGCCGCGATCCGCCGCGCACTGCAGATCGCCGCCGAGGAAGACATCCTCGACCATATCGCGGCGCTGCCGGAGGCACCGGCGCAGGCCAAGCGCGCGTGGCTGCTGGATCACGAGCGCGCGCTGGCCGAGGACGCGCTGCCGGCGCCGGGCGCGGTGAAGCTGCTGCGCGCGCTGGCGGCGGCTGGCTGCCGGCTGGGCATCCTGACCCGCAACGACCACGCGCTGGCGAAGCTGACGCTGGAGGCGATCGGGGTCGGCGAGTTGTTCGACGATGCCGACATCATCGGCCGCGATGAAGCGGTGCCCAAGCCGTCACCGGATGGCCTGCAGCAGCACCAGCGGCGCTGGGGCGTGGCGGCCGCGGACATGGTGATGGTGGGTGACCACGCCTACGACCTGGAGTGCGGCCGCGCTGCGGGCACGCACACCGTGCTGGTCAACCTGCCGGAGAACCCGTGGCCGGACCGTGCCGACTGGCATTTCGCCGATTGCCGAGCGTTGCTGGCGGCCTGGCAGCAGAAGGGGTAG
- a CDS encoding M1 family metallopeptidase has product MRNPLMLLPLAVALAAGCSQEAAAPAAAPTAEKAPAAPVNAENRSHDESSYAEPDKVVIKDIALDLKLDFDQKQIGGTATYTLEWKQKDAKQLVLDTRELTVSKVEAVAADGARSPLKFELAAADKVFGSKLTIEAPEQPAKVEVTYHTAPTASGLQWLAPSMTEGKKLPFMFSQSQAIHARSWVPLQDTPSVRFTYSAHVVSRPDVMVLMSADNDPKAARDGDYTFKMPQPIPSYLLAIAAGDLVFEPISGRSGVWAEPTMVNKAAKEFEDTEKMIGAAEKLYGEYRWGRYDMLVLPPSFPFGGMENPRLTFATPTVIVGDKSLVSLVAHELAHSWSGNLVTNASWKDIWLNEGFTTYVQGRITEALYGKEMAEMEKQIDQTDLLAEVKDMSPADQALALPPLNERDPDEALSQVAYVKGSWFLEFLEQRFGRETFDPFLRGWFDDHAFQSANTDQFVEYLKKNLLPKNPSAVTEAELKAWLDEPGIPAFAAKAQSRNFSSVDTARIAFASAGTVPSSQVIADWSTQEWVRFIDGLGATQPLDKLATLDKAFHFTGTPNGEIAMRWYPLAIRSGYEQANEGAAAFIERVGRRKLILPIYAELVKTPKGLELAKQAFEKAKPGYHPITTASVQDMLAKAEAK; this is encoded by the coding sequence ATGCGTAATCCGCTGATGCTCCTTCCGCTGGCCGTGGCCCTGGCCGCCGGCTGCTCCCAGGAGGCGGCCGCGCCCGCCGCCGCCCCGACTGCCGAAAAGGCCCCTGCCGCTCCCGTGAACGCCGAGAACCGCAGCCACGACGAAAGCTCGTACGCCGAGCCGGACAAGGTCGTCATCAAGGACATCGCGCTGGATCTGAAGCTGGACTTCGACCAGAAGCAGATAGGCGGCACCGCCACCTACACCCTGGAATGGAAGCAGAAGGACGCCAAGCAGCTGGTGCTCGACACCCGCGAGCTGACCGTGTCCAAGGTCGAGGCCGTTGCCGCCGATGGCGCGCGCAGCCCGCTGAAGTTCGAGCTGGCCGCCGCTGACAAGGTGTTCGGCAGCAAGCTGACCATCGAGGCCCCGGAACAGCCGGCCAAGGTGGAAGTGACCTACCACACCGCACCGACCGCCTCGGGCCTGCAGTGGCTGGCGCCGTCGATGACCGAGGGCAAGAAGCTGCCCTTCATGTTCAGCCAGTCGCAGGCCATCCATGCCCGCTCCTGGGTGCCGCTGCAGGACACCCCGAGCGTGCGCTTCACCTACAGCGCGCACGTGGTCTCGCGCCCGGACGTGATGGTGCTGATGAGCGCCGACAATGATCCGAAGGCCGCGCGTGATGGTGACTACACCTTCAAGATGCCGCAGCCGATTCCGTCCTACCTGCTGGCCATCGCCGCCGGCGACCTGGTGTTCGAGCCGATCTCCGGCCGCTCCGGCGTCTGGGCCGAGCCGACCATGGTCAACAAGGCCGCCAAGGAATTCGAAGACACCGAGAAGATGATCGGTGCCGCCGAGAAGCTGTACGGCGAATACCGCTGGGGCCGCTACGACATGCTGGTGCTGCCGCCGTCGTTCCCGTTCGGCGGCATGGAAAACCCGCGCCTGACCTTCGCCACCCCGACCGTGATCGTCGGCGACAAGTCGCTGGTCTCGCTGGTTGCCCACGAACTGGCGCACAGCTGGTCGGGCAACCTGGTGACCAATGCCAGCTGGAAGGACATCTGGCTCAACGAAGGCTTCACCACCTACGTCCAGGGCCGCATCACCGAAGCCCTGTACGGCAAGGAGATGGCCGAGATGGAGAAGCAGATCGACCAGACCGACCTGCTGGCCGAAGTGAAGGACATGAGCCCGGCCGATCAGGCACTGGCGCTGCCGCCGCTGAACGAGCGTGACCCCGACGAAGCCCTCAGCCAGGTCGCCTACGTCAAGGGTTCGTGGTTCCTGGAGTTCCTGGAACAGCGCTTCGGCCGCGAGACCTTCGATCCGTTCCTGCGTGGCTGGTTCGATGATCACGCCTTCCAGAGTGCGAACACCGACCAGTTCGTCGAGTACCTGAAGAAGAACCTGCTGCCGAAGAATCCGTCGGCCGTGACCGAGGCCGAACTGAAGGCGTGGCTGGACGAGCCGGGCATCCCGGCGTTCGCGGCCAAGGCGCAGTCGCGCAACTTCAGCAGCGTCGATACCGCGCGCATCGCCTTCGCCAGCGCCGGCACCGTGCCCAGCAGCCAGGTCATCGCCGACTGGAGCACGCAGGAATGGGTGCGCTTCATCGATGGCCTGGGCGCGACCCAGCCGCTGGACAAGCTGGCCACGCTGGACAAGGCCTTCCACTTCACCGGCACCCCGAATGGCGAGATCGCCATGCGCTGGTACCCGTTGGCGATCCGCAGCGGCTACGAGCAGGCCAATGAAGGCGCCGCCGCGTTCATCGAGCGCGTCGGCCGTCGCAAGCTGATCCTGCCGATCTACGCCGAACTGGTGAAGACCCCGAAGGGGCTGGAGCTGGCCAAGCAGGCCTTCGAAAAGGCCAAGCCGGGCTACCACCCGATCACCACCGCCTCGGTGCAGGACATGCTGGCCAAGGCTGAAGCCAAGTAA
- a CDS encoding low affinity iron permease family protein: protein MKARNLFNTIAKKAAAATGSPWTFLAAVAIVVIWGISGPVFGFNDTWQLVINTGTTIITFLMVFLIQHTQNADTAAMQIKLDELIRATAEANNELLDLEELDEERLEEIRREYEQMAREAGDALARVRACHAARRDDEAV, encoded by the coding sequence ATGAAAGCACGCAACCTGTTCAATACGATCGCCAAGAAGGCCGCGGCCGCCACCGGCTCGCCGTGGACCTTCCTGGCCGCGGTAGCGATCGTGGTGATCTGGGGCATCAGTGGCCCGGTGTTCGGTTTCAACGACACCTGGCAGCTGGTGATCAATACCGGCACCACCATCATCACCTTCCTGATGGTGTTCCTGATCCAGCACACGCAGAACGCGGATACCGCCGCCATGCAGATCAAGCTGGACGAGCTGATCCGGGCGACGGCCGAAGCCAACAACGAATTGTTGGATCTGGAAGAACTGGACGAGGAGCGGCTGGAAGAGATCCGTCGCGAGTACGAGCAGATGGCGCGCGAAGCCGGCGACGCGCTGGCGCGGGTGCGCGCCTGCCATGCAGCGCGGCGCGACGATGAAGCGGTGTAG
- the ubiE gene encoding bifunctional demethylmenaquinone methyltransferase/2-methoxy-6-polyprenyl-1,4-benzoquinol methylase UbiE has product MSESPYKAGTTHFGFRDVAAKDKQKLVGQVFTSVARNYDLMNDLMSLGVHRAWKRYYVATAQVKPGDRVLDLAGGTGDIAALLKERVGAEGSVVLGDINAGMLSVGRDRLTNRGLVLGLDYVQCNAEALPFPDNSFDLVTIAFGLRNVTDKDAGLREMYRVLKVGGQARVLEFSEVTADWFKPIYDFHSFRILPKLGKLFANDSDSYQYLAESIRKHPPQDELKAMMGQAGFERCHYKNLTGGIVSIHSGYKL; this is encoded by the coding sequence ATGAGCGAATCCCCCTACAAAGCCGGTACCACCCATTTCGGGTTCCGCGACGTCGCCGCCAAGGACAAGCAGAAGCTGGTCGGCCAGGTGTTCACCTCGGTCGCGCGCAACTACGACCTGATGAACGACCTGATGAGCCTGGGCGTGCACCGGGCGTGGAAGCGCTACTACGTGGCTACCGCGCAGGTGAAGCCGGGCGACCGCGTGCTCGATCTGGCAGGCGGCACCGGCGACATCGCCGCCCTGCTGAAGGAGCGCGTCGGCGCCGAGGGCTCGGTGGTGCTGGGCGACATCAACGCCGGCATGCTGTCGGTCGGCCGTGACCGCCTGACCAACCGCGGCCTGGTGCTTGGCCTGGACTACGTGCAGTGCAACGCCGAAGCCCTGCCGTTCCCGGACAACAGCTTCGACCTGGTCACCATCGCCTTCGGCCTGCGCAACGTGACCGACAAGGACGCTGGCCTGCGCGAGATGTACCGCGTGCTGAAGGTGGGCGGCCAGGCCCGCGTGCTGGAGTTCTCCGAAGTCACCGCGGACTGGTTCAAGCCGATCTACGACTTCCACTCGTTCAGGATCCTGCCCAAGCTGGGCAAGCTGTTCGCCAACGATTCGGACAGCTACCAGTACCTGGCCGAGAGCATCCGCAAGCACCCGCCGCAGGATGAACTGAAGGCGATGATGGGGCAGGCCGGCTTCGAGCGCTGCCACTACAAGAACCTGACCGGCGGCATCGTTTCGATCCACTCCGGCTACAAGCTGTAA
- a CDS encoding nucleoside deaminase encodes MITTPDYQALLQTAIAEARQGLAEGGVPIGAALYHNDGRLLGCGHNRRVQEGDPSVHGETDAFRKAGRQRRYQDTIMVTTLAPCWYCSGLVRQFNIGTVVVGESRTFQGGIDWLRENGVNVIDLDNQECVDLLGGFIAQHPEIWNEDIGE; translated from the coding sequence ATGATCACCACGCCCGACTACCAGGCCCTGCTGCAGACCGCCATTGCCGAAGCCCGCCAGGGGCTGGCCGAAGGCGGCGTGCCGATCGGCGCGGCGCTGTACCACAACGACGGCCGCCTGCTCGGCTGCGGCCACAACCGCCGCGTGCAGGAAGGCGACCCGTCGGTGCATGGCGAAACCGATGCGTTCCGCAAGGCCGGTCGCCAGCGCCGTTACCAGGACACCATCATGGTCACCACCCTGGCCCCGTGCTGGTACTGCTCGGGGCTGGTGCGCCAGTTCAACATCGGCACCGTGGTGGTGGGCGAATCGCGCACCTTCCAGGGCGGCATCGACTGGTTGCGCGAGAACGGCGTCAACGTGATCGACCTGGACAACCAGGAATGCGTGGACCTGCTGGGCGGCTTCATTGCGCAGCATCCGGAGATCTGGAACGAAGACATCGGTGAATGA